In the Gemmatimonadales bacterium genome, one interval contains:
- a CDS encoding GAF domain-containing protein — MISTTRLPPSDADQLRARVEELEADRRRLLMVIELLRELAGSLDYRDIVHAVARRIGYALELDRCSVFLTEKGGTTVHLVASYEDPALRSQIIQLGRYPEIRQALETASVVNIPDVLHEPSLEAVQDQLAARRVQSITVIPIAWRRVVIGALFLRTDRTRPPLSHPDIQWAKLVAGVTAQALRTAHKFERLQARRRGDDGAALERDRERAALIAFLAKLLAGYQSQDEGTADDELVPRTGQAELDRLVGVALTVLRREPRG, encoded by the coding sequence ATGATCTCGACCACTCGCCTTCCGCCGTCCGACGCCGACCAGTTGCGGGCCCGCGTCGAAGAGCTGGAGGCCGATCGCCGGCGGCTCCTGATGGTGATCGAGCTGTTGCGGGAACTGGCCGGGTCGCTCGACTACCGGGATATCGTCCATGCGGTGGCGCGCCGGATCGGCTATGCCCTCGAACTGGATCGCTGCTCGGTGTTCCTGACCGAAAAGGGCGGCACCACGGTTCACCTCGTCGCCAGCTACGAAGACCCCGCCTTGCGGAGTCAGATCATTCAGCTGGGCCGTTACCCGGAAATCCGCCAGGCGCTCGAGACCGCCTCGGTCGTCAACATCCCGGATGTGCTGCACGAGCCTTCGCTCGAGGCGGTCCAGGACCAGCTGGCGGCTCGCCGGGTGCAGTCGATCACGGTGATTCCAATTGCCTGGCGCCGAGTCGTCATCGGCGCCCTGTTTTTGCGCACCGACCGTACCCGGCCCCCGTTGTCGCATCCCGACATCCAGTGGGCCAAGCTGGTTGCCGGCGTCACCGCACAGGCCCTCCGTACCGCCCACAAGTTCGAGCGGCTCCAGGCCCGCCGCCGCGGCGATGACGGCGCCGCCCTCGAGCGCGATCGGGAACGCGCTGCCCTGATTGCCTTTCTGGCCAAACTGCTGGCCGGCTACCAGAGTCAGGATGAGGGCACGGCAGATGACGAGCTGGTTCCGCGCACCGGTCAGGCCGAGCTCGATCGGCTGGTGGGCGTCGCGCTGACGGTGCTGCGCCGAGAGCCGCGAGGATGA
- a CDS encoding YtxH domain-containing protein: MSTDDREIEIESDDEVEEETPVRFTTTPRYSAGSFGLGLFVGALLGGMAALLLAPGSGRETRRHLRRRIRQAKEQVGDRLEELDDRVRSEIRRRRDR; this comes from the coding sequence ATGAGCACTGACGACCGAGAAATCGAGATCGAGAGCGACGACGAAGTCGAGGAGGAAACGCCCGTGCGCTTTACCACCACGCCCCGCTATTCCGCCGGGAGTTTTGGCTTGGGCCTGTTCGTAGGCGCGTTGCTTGGCGGTATGGCCGCTCTGCTGCTTGCGCCCGGCTCGGGTCGGGAAACCCGGCGTCACCTGCGCCGCCGAATCCGCCAGGCCAAGGAACAGGTCGGCGATCGGCTGGAAGAGCTGGACGATCGGGTCCGTAGCGAGATCCGCCGTCGGCGCGATCGGTAG
- a CDS encoding thymidine phosphorylase has product MLVPRLIERKRDGAALTPGEWQALIQGYVTGDIPDYQMAALAMAVVFRGLEADELVALTAAMRTSGDQFALADLGRPRVDKHSIGGVGDKTSLLLAPMLAVLDVAVPMISGRGLGHTGGTLDKLEAIPGFDTRLTLHAARAQLERIGAVMVGQTPELVPADRKLYALRDVTGTVESIPLIAASIMSKKLAESLTGLVLDIKTGSGAFIRDPGQSLVLAETMIRLGEASGCRTVGLLTAMDRPLGIACGNAIEVEEAIAGLRGAGPPDLMEVTYALGAEMLLASSLEADRDQARRKVEAVVASGAALERFGRLIEAQGGDPRVIDDPARLPQAPVVVDLLADRSGVVTSADPRAIGHAIVALGGGRSRTEDAVDPAVGFRVYVKPGDGVDRGARLATVLARSADQVPAALAALSAALPIGESAAPLPLVSHRVSRDGVIPLT; this is encoded by the coding sequence ATCCTCGTTCCCCGCCTGATCGAGCGGAAACGGGACGGCGCTGCCCTGACGCCCGGCGAGTGGCAGGCCCTGATCCAGGGCTACGTTACGGGCGACATCCCCGACTATCAGATGGCGGCGCTGGCCATGGCCGTCGTTTTTCGCGGCCTCGAGGCCGATGAGCTGGTGGCGCTGACGGCTGCCATGCGCACCTCCGGCGACCAGTTCGCGCTCGCCGATCTTGGCCGACCCCGGGTCGACAAACACTCGATCGGTGGCGTGGGCGACAAGACCTCACTGCTGCTCGCTCCCATGCTTGCTGTGCTCGATGTGGCCGTTCCGATGATCTCGGGACGCGGGCTCGGCCACACCGGAGGCACCCTCGACAAGCTGGAGGCGATACCGGGTTTCGATACCAGGCTGACCCTCCACGCCGCTCGCGCGCAACTCGAGCGGATCGGCGCGGTGATGGTCGGGCAGACGCCCGAACTGGTGCCTGCCGATCGCAAGCTCTACGCGCTTCGGGACGTCACCGGCACGGTCGAGTCGATCCCCCTGATTGCCGCCAGCATCATGTCCAAGAAGCTGGCGGAGTCTCTCACCGGGCTGGTGCTCGACATCAAGACGGGCAGCGGTGCGTTCATCCGTGATCCCGGGCAGTCGCTGGTGCTGGCCGAGACGATGATCCGGCTCGGTGAGGCGAGCGGGTGCCGCACGGTCGGGCTGTTGACGGCGATGGATCGCCCGCTAGGCATTGCCTGCGGTAATGCGATCGAAGTGGAGGAGGCGATTGCCGGCCTGCGTGGCGCGGGGCCGCCCGATCTGATGGAGGTCACCTACGCGCTCGGTGCCGAGATGCTGCTGGCCTCCTCGCTCGAAGCCGACCGTGATCAGGCTCGGCGCAAGGTCGAGGCGGTGGTGGCGAGTGGCGCCGCGCTGGAGCGGTTCGGCCGCCTGATCGAGGCGCAGGGAGGCGATCCTCGCGTCATCGACGATCCAGCCCGGTTGCCCCAAGCGCCGGTCGTGGTCGACCTGCTCGCTGACCGTTCAGGAGTCGTCACGTCGGCCGACCCGCGCGCCATCGGCCACGCGATCGTAGCGTTAGGCGGCGGCCGATCCAGAACCGAAGACGCCGTCGACCCGGCCGTCGGGTTCCGGGTGTACGTCAAGCCGGGTGACGGGGTCGATCGGGGTGCTCGACTGGCCACGGTGCTGGCTCGTAGCGCCGATCAGGTTCCGGCCGCGCTGGCCGCCCTCAGTGCTGCACTCCCGATCGGCGAATCCGCGGCCCCGCTGCCGCTCGTCAGTCATCGCGTCTCCCGTGATGGTGTCATCCCGCTCACCTGA
- a CDS encoding sensor histidine kinase, protein MPDFQLAELSAAIFQTAVLAGLAGFFAYLYRRYGKIHFFWWAIAFGLYSLAPAAIVTFILTEARGFLYWHQIIIGWTALGFLYAALVFARHGLRWRWWYLGYLAFPVGWAYIAIFVLESFALAAGPMVGFLALTTGWTGVVFWRYRKRTGSAAAGFLAVTLLLWGLHHLDYPILRARGAWSPWGYMLDTVFVLATGAGIMLLIFEELREGLGTLVALSGDLRREGLEDSRAALLARPLALRGVDGAALLYVGPDGPVFDRGVGICRDWGSTGIPATVRAVVAEAMAAGKSRLVGESAETTATPSYTGVIRLGGAGGGNRVLVISGDLAASFAALDESLLEAVGEQIGSALERSELSVRLEQRTADLERLSVRMLSEHEEQRRRLGRELHDETAQVFSALKLQLGTFRESAPVELSPRVDRLVELVDAGTRSIRSVTDDLRPAVLEDLGVVPALRALISDFREWSGLTVTFEAPAEVRGLSSEAELALFRTLQEALSNVARHAHATRIAVHLQVADRLVTLSIEDDGDGLSAGDLDRLQSGPGRSGLFGMRERIIALGGSVMLRSQSGSGVSVAAELPLERVL, encoded by the coding sequence ATGCCGGATTTTCAGCTCGCCGAGCTGTCGGCGGCCATTTTTCAGACGGCGGTCCTCGCGGGGTTGGCCGGGTTCTTTGCCTACCTCTATCGCCGCTACGGGAAGATCCACTTCTTCTGGTGGGCCATTGCGTTCGGGCTCTACTCCCTCGCGCCCGCGGCCATCGTCACCTTCATCCTCACCGAAGCCCGCGGCTTCCTCTACTGGCACCAGATCATCATCGGCTGGACCGCGCTGGGTTTCCTCTATGCGGCGCTCGTCTTTGCCCGTCATGGCTTGCGGTGGCGCTGGTGGTATCTCGGCTACCTGGCCTTTCCGGTCGGCTGGGCCTACATCGCGATCTTCGTACTGGAAAGTTTTGCCCTCGCGGCGGGGCCCATGGTCGGGTTTCTGGCGCTGACGACAGGGTGGACCGGCGTCGTCTTCTGGCGCTACCGCAAGCGGACCGGCTCGGCGGCGGCGGGGTTCCTGGCCGTTACACTGCTGCTGTGGGGCCTGCATCACCTGGACTACCCCATCCTGCGGGCTCGGGGGGCGTGGAGCCCCTGGGGCTACATGCTCGACACCGTGTTCGTCCTCGCGACCGGCGCCGGCATCATGCTGCTGATTTTCGAGGAGCTGCGCGAAGGCCTCGGTACTCTGGTGGCGCTGTCTGGTGATCTTCGCCGGGAGGGCCTCGAGGATTCTCGCGCGGCGCTCCTGGCGCGCCCCCTGGCGCTCCGCGGGGTCGATGGCGCGGCATTGCTGTACGTCGGGCCGGACGGGCCTGTCTTCGATCGTGGGGTCGGGATCTGTCGCGACTGGGGCTCGACCGGCATCCCGGCGACCGTGCGCGCTGTGGTGGCGGAGGCCATGGCAGCCGGCAAGTCGCGTCTCGTCGGCGAGTCTGCCGAGACCACGGCAACGCCCTCCTATACCGGGGTGATCCGGCTCGGAGGCGCCGGGGGCGGCAATCGGGTGCTGGTGATCTCAGGCGACCTGGCGGCGTCGTTTGCTGCGCTCGATGAGAGTCTGCTCGAGGCGGTTGGTGAGCAGATCGGATCCGCGCTGGAGCGGTCGGAGCTGTCCGTCCGGTTGGAGCAGCGCACCGCGGATCTCGAGCGTCTCTCGGTGCGGATGCTGAGCGAGCACGAGGAGCAGCGTCGTCGGCTCGGTCGTGAGTTGCACGACGAAACGGCCCAGGTGTTCTCGGCGCTCAAGCTGCAGCTCGGTACTTTCCGGGAAAGCGCTCCGGTGGAGCTTTCGCCGCGAGTCGATCGACTGGTGGAACTGGTCGATGCCGGGACGCGCAGCATTCGGAGTGTGACGGACGACCTCCGGCCTGCGGTGCTCGAAGATCTGGGCGTGGTACCGGCGCTTCGTGCGCTGATCAGCGACTTTCGGGAGTGGAGTGGCCTGACGGTGACATTCGAGGCGCCGGCCGAGGTTCGAGGCTTGTCGTCAGAGGCTGAGCTGGCCCTCTTTCGGACCCTGCAGGAGGCGCTGTCGAATGTCGCGCGTCACGCTCACGCCACCCGGATCGCGGTGCACCTCCAGGTGGCCGACCGGCTCGTGACCCTGAGCATCGAAGACGACGGCGATGGTCTCTCGGCAGGCGACCTCGATCGGCTGCAGAGCGGTCCGGGGCGTTCGGGTCTCTTCGGGATGCGGGAGCGGATCATCGCGCTGGGTGGGTCGGTCATGTTGCGGTCGCAGTCGGGATCCGGTGTCTCGGTTGCGGCCGAGCTGCCCTTGGAGCGGGTGTTATGA
- a CDS encoding response regulator transcription factor — protein MSEQTVRVVIVDDHPLVREGIRQALSVPGFEVVGESGNGSDGIERAAELRPDVVIMDISLPGDSGIVTAERLRARLPDVRVLMLSVHDHPEYVLESIRAGAHGYLRKDSLPDDLRAAIRKVASGQTCFGAAEGGASVETAAPILAAAVQRLNLLTRRERDVLLGVASGKTNKEIATDLGLSVRTVESYRETLTRKLGIPSAAGLARFAIEAKLL, from the coding sequence ATGAGCGAGCAGACGGTCCGAGTCGTCATTGTCGACGACCACCCGCTGGTGCGGGAAGGCATTCGCCAGGCCCTGTCGGTGCCGGGGTTCGAGGTGGTGGGTGAAAGCGGCAACGGGTCTGACGGAATCGAGCGTGCCGCCGAACTCCGGCCCGACGTCGTGATCATGGACATCAGCCTGCCGGGCGATTCCGGCATCGTCACGGCGGAGCGGCTCCGGGCCCGGTTGCCGGACGTCCGGGTCCTGATGCTGAGCGTGCACGACCACCCCGAGTATGTGCTCGAGAGCATCCGGGCTGGTGCGCACGGGTACCTGCGCAAGGACAGTCTGCCCGATGACTTGCGTGCCGCGATTCGGAAAGTTGCCTCCGGCCAGACCTGTTTCGGGGCGGCGGAGGGGGGCGCGTCGGTCGAGACGGCGGCGCCCATTCTGGCGGCCGCGGTTCAGCGCCTCAACCTGCTGACGCGACGGGAACGTGATGTGCTGCTTGGCGTTGCCAGCGGCAAGACCAACAAGGAAATCGCCACCGACCTGGGCCTCAGCGTCCGAACCGTCGAGTCCTACCGGGAAACGCTCACCCGCAAGCTCGGCATTCCGAGTGCCGCGGGGTTGGCCCGGTTCGCGATCGAGGCCAAACTCCTCTAG
- a CDS encoding carboxypeptidase regulatory-like domain-containing protein, whose protein sequence is MSRLFATLLLLLGATPLIGQTVTVRVRSDTGPIPGALVRLLDPTGAVRTRLLADERGNARLTLPAGRFSVRVDGIGYATRLIEGVSASGASTLDVVLERKPFVIDELAVRGDESGCQVDPKAGTAAAEIWGEARKNLELVLAGRHHRPTPLEITRFTRHLSDREVITREQTTRDRGYFVQPFSSVSSEILLSDGFVQSVNDETVYYAPDAALFLSDAFAGVYCFRAVLPPRPKRGEPPSPLVGIAFEPQRIVKPSIAGTVWLDSRSGYVTSLTYNYLGIPMPHGAERRAGGRLTFRRAAHGLIIVEEWAIRMPRLASTVGAGGSSRLSLLGFLEVGARISEPTDRPRRDAIITGRLFDSTSGRPLAGAQIAIGDGAAQTSSDDNGRFTIRAEQSGDYALQVRHPRIELLGLPVLEQTVTARAGDTTRVVPQLPNRLAVIAAACPAAASDTTTSLFAGRIVDGNGAGRAGVPLTARWQDLRKSGSALLVTDREARLESDTLGIVRLCGLPTNRAAELFVTPPGHTPVRLYQLPPERPRLSLIDRITTP, encoded by the coding sequence ATGTCCCGGCTGTTCGCCACCCTGCTCCTGCTCCTCGGCGCCACCCCCCTGATCGGCCAAACCGTGACGGTTCGGGTTCGGAGCGACACCGGCCCAATTCCAGGCGCCCTGGTGCGCCTGCTCGATCCGACCGGCGCCGTCCGCACGAGACTGCTGGCCGACGAACGGGGCAACGCCCGGCTCACGCTACCAGCCGGAAGGTTCAGTGTAAGGGTGGACGGGATCGGATACGCCACCCGCCTGATCGAGGGCGTCAGCGCATCGGGCGCGTCGACGCTCGATGTCGTGCTCGAACGCAAACCGTTCGTGATCGATGAGCTTGCCGTCCGCGGCGACGAGTCCGGATGCCAAGTCGATCCGAAGGCAGGCACAGCCGCGGCCGAGATCTGGGGGGAAGCGCGCAAGAACCTGGAACTGGTGCTGGCCGGCCGCCACCACCGCCCTACTCCGCTCGAGATCACACGTTTTACCCGCCACCTGAGCGACCGGGAAGTGATAACGCGCGAGCAGACGACCCGCGATCGGGGCTACTTCGTCCAGCCGTTTAGCTCCGTCAGCAGCGAGATCCTGCTGAGCGACGGCTTTGTACAGAGCGTGAACGACGAAACGGTCTACTACGCCCCGGATGCGGCGCTCTTCCTGTCCGACGCGTTTGCCGGCGTCTACTGTTTCAGGGCGGTGTTGCCGCCACGTCCGAAACGCGGCGAGCCGCCCTCCCCTCTGGTGGGCATCGCGTTCGAACCGCAGCGGATCGTCAAGCCGAGCATTGCCGGTACGGTGTGGCTCGACAGCCGATCCGGCTATGTCACCTCGCTGACGTACAACTACCTGGGCATCCCAATGCCCCACGGCGCCGAACGGCGGGCCGGCGGCCGCCTCACCTTCCGGCGGGCCGCGCACGGTCTCATCATCGTGGAAGAATGGGCCATCCGGATGCCGCGGCTGGCGTCCACTGTCGGCGCGGGCGGCTCGAGCCGCCTGTCACTGCTGGGCTTCCTGGAGGTGGGTGCCCGGATTTCCGAGCCAACCGATCGGCCGCGGCGTGACGCAATCATCACCGGCCGCCTCTTCGATTCGACCTCGGGTCGGCCCCTTGCCGGTGCGCAGATAGCGATCGGTGACGGGGCTGCGCAAACGAGCAGCGACGACAACGGACGGTTCACGATTCGCGCCGAGCAGTCTGGCGACTATGCACTGCAGGTCCGACACCCGCGCATCGAGCTGCTCGGCCTGCCGGTTCTGGAACAGACAGTGACCGCCCGCGCGGGAGACACCACCCGGGTCGTTCCGCAGCTGCCAAACCGGCTTGCCGTGATTGCCGCGGCGTGCCCGGCGGCAGCCAGCGACACCACGACCAGTCTCTTCGCGGGACGAATCGTCGATGGGAATGGAGCCGGGCGCGCAGGAGTCCCGCTGACGGCCCGCTGGCAGGACCTCCGCAAATCGGGCTCCGCACTGCTGGTAACTGATCGGGAGGCCAGGCTCGAGTCCGACACCCTGGGCATCGTGCGGCTTTGCGGGCTGCCGACCAACCGAGCTGCCGAGCTGTTCGTCACGCCCCCCGGTCACACCCCTGTGCGGCTGTACCAGCTGCCGCCGGAGCGACCCCGGCTCTCGTTGATCGATCGCATCACGACGCCCTAG
- a CDS encoding serine hydrolase has product MLIAAPATAQRTSSTASPAKVLTAAQLRALDSHIEQVRQQWSIPGLSIAIVQGDSVVFAKGYGVKEVGKTDPVDDRTLFSIGSSGKSMTAAATAMLVDEGKMRFDAPVWTYLPDFRVEDPFVSRYATIRDLLAHRTGVENSTGAWYGSPLSRAQLIKQRFRYLKQSFDFRSRMLYNNLMLMAAGEAAAATAGLSFEDLLDQRLFKPLEMRSTVVSIVQVPPGSNIVTPHRVIDGAPVPIPHRNTQNIGGAGGYYSSARDMAQYLRLQLGNGVYRGKRLISEASMAEMRTVSIPARTPVVLSDSGTTSLGYGLGWFLEYYRGYRSIDHGGAIDGMLAAMTVLPEAGIGVVVLTNRDGHAMHTALVQRIFDIALGLPERDWNGMALARMTRAQNAQGEQAAAPTGAPPSLPVAEYAGTYADSLNGPVRVTFEAGTLRLAWDNRPGFSARLTPFRFNTFRIVDWESAGVLAPLASLATFQLDPSGKPSSLEINNLGSFGVVRERGGRSGPAGN; this is encoded by the coding sequence GTGCTGATCGCGGCGCCCGCGACGGCGCAGCGAACAAGCAGCACCGCCAGCCCGGCCAAAGTGTTGACCGCCGCACAGCTTCGCGCCCTGGACAGCCACATCGAACAGGTCCGGCAGCAGTGGAGTATCCCCGGGCTGTCCATCGCAATCGTACAGGGTGACTCTGTCGTCTTTGCCAAGGGATACGGCGTCAAGGAAGTCGGCAAAACCGATCCGGTTGACGACCGAACCCTCTTCTCGATCGGGTCGAGCGGCAAATCGATGACCGCTGCCGCGACCGCGATGCTGGTCGATGAAGGCAAGATGCGGTTCGATGCCCCGGTCTGGACTTACCTGCCGGACTTCCGGGTCGAGGATCCTTTCGTGAGCCGGTACGCCACGATTCGCGACCTGCTGGCACACCGCACCGGGGTCGAGAACTCCACCGGCGCCTGGTATGGCTCACCGCTGAGTCGAGCGCAGCTGATCAAGCAGCGGTTCCGCTACCTCAAACAAAGCTTCGATTTCCGAAGCCGAATGCTCTACAACAACCTGATGCTGATGGCGGCGGGTGAAGCCGCAGCAGCCACGGCAGGATTGTCGTTCGAGGATCTGCTCGACCAGCGTCTCTTCAAGCCACTCGAGATGCGTTCGACCGTGGTGAGCATCGTGCAGGTTCCGCCCGGCAGCAACATCGTGACACCCCATCGGGTGATCGACGGCGCGCCGGTTCCGATACCGCACCGGAACACCCAGAACATCGGCGGAGCAGGCGGATACTACTCGAGTGCCCGCGACATGGCGCAGTATCTCCGCTTGCAGCTGGGCAACGGGGTCTATCGAGGCAAGCGGCTGATCTCGGAAGCATCGATGGCAGAGATGCGCACCGTCAGCATCCCCGCCCGAACGCCCGTCGTCCTGTCCGACAGCGGCACCACGTCGCTCGGCTACGGCCTGGGCTGGTTCCTCGAGTACTATCGCGGCTACCGCTCGATCGACCACGGTGGAGCGATCGACGGGATGCTGGCCGCGATGACGGTGTTGCCCGAAGCGGGGATCGGCGTCGTCGTGCTGACCAACCGCGATGGCCACGCCATGCACACGGCGCTGGTTCAGCGCATCTTCGACATCGCGCTCGGCCTCCCGGAGCGCGACTGGAACGGCATGGCATTGGCACGGATGACGCGCGCCCAGAACGCGCAAGGTGAGCAGGCGGCCGCGCCAACGGGGGCACCTCCGTCTCTTCCGGTGGCCGAATACGCTGGCACCTACGCCGATTCGCTGAACGGACCCGTTCGAGTCACCTTCGAGGCCGGGACCCTGCGTCTTGCCTGGGACAATCGCCCCGGGTTCTCGGCCCGGCTGACGCCGTTCCGATTCAACACCTTCCGGATCGTCGACTGGGAAAGCGCCGGCGTGCTCGCGCCGCTGGCTTCGCTGGCCACGTTTCAGCTCGATCCGTCAGGCAAGCCGTCCAGCCTCGAAATCAACAACCTGGGCAGCTTCGGCGTCGTGCGCGAGCGCGGCGGGCGGAGCGGTCCAGCGGGCAACTGA
- a CDS encoding HIT family protein, with the protein MTPCAFCDIVAGRQAATLIAADRDTVAFLDLRQFHPGHVLVVPRDHVADIRGVSDDLAAAIMLTVARMARAVSAVFPNDGLSVWHSAGPGAGQEVPHLHFHVHPRIAGDELLRIYPAPPNHPERAELDAWGHRLRRAIEQSTSR; encoded by the coding sequence ATGACGCCCTGCGCGTTCTGTGACATCGTCGCGGGGCGGCAAGCGGCGACCCTCATAGCCGCTGATCGCGACACGGTCGCGTTCCTCGACCTCCGGCAGTTCCACCCTGGCCACGTGCTGGTCGTGCCGCGGGACCATGTCGCGGACATCCGGGGGGTCAGTGACGATCTTGCAGCCGCGATCATGCTCACTGTCGCCCGGATGGCACGCGCGGTGAGCGCCGTTTTTCCGAACGACGGCCTCTCGGTCTGGCATTCGGCGGGTCCTGGCGCCGGTCAGGAAGTGCCCCACCTGCACTTCCACGTGCACCCCCGCATCGCCGGCGACGAGCTGCTCCGGATCTATCCAGCACCACCCAACCACCCCGAGCGAGCAGAGCTCGACGCCTGGGGGCATCGTTTGCGGCGCGCGATCGAGCAGTCCACCTCCCGATAG
- a CDS encoding DUF1801 domain-containing protein yields MATNKTQPTEASIEDYLEARGSEEQRADCRALMAILQRVTKQKPKMWGPSIVGYGSYRYTYDSGRSGEACLAGFAIRGKELVVYVFAESEAQRALLAKLGKHRIGKSCLYFKRLSDLDSSVLEAIVAGSVAEIKRQYG; encoded by the coding sequence ATGGCGACGAACAAGACCCAGCCAACCGAGGCCAGCATCGAGGACTATCTCGAAGCAAGAGGAAGCGAGGAGCAGCGTGCGGATTGCCGCGCACTGATGGCAATCCTCCAACGCGTCACGAAACAGAAGCCCAAGATGTGGGGGCCGAGTATCGTCGGCTACGGCTCGTACCGGTACACTTACGATAGCGGTCGGTCTGGCGAGGCCTGCCTCGCCGGCTTTGCCATCCGCGGCAAGGAACTAGTGGTGTATGTGTTCGCCGAGAGCGAGGCGCAACGCGCGCTGCTGGCCAAGCTTGGCAAGCACCGGATCGGCAAGTCGTGCCTCTACTTCAAACGTCTGTCGGACCTCGACAGCTCCGTACTGGAGGCGATCGTCGCGGGTTCGGTGGCTGAGATCAAGCGGCAGTACGGATGA
- a CDS encoding VOC family protein has protein sequence MSALNATTLGCSITCKDVAASIRWYEQALGFTVAFPFESDGKLVGAVIVAGDIRIVLNQDDGALGWDRIKGQGFYLQINVKSPADVDAAAERIKTAGGTLIDEPADRPWGARMFQFRDPDGFKLGVSTPLGG, from the coding sequence ATGTCCGCCCTGAATGCCACTACCCTTGGCTGCTCGATCACCTGTAAGGATGTTGCCGCCTCGATTCGCTGGTACGAACAGGCCCTCGGGTTTACTGTGGCCTTTCCCTTCGAGAGCGACGGTAAGCTGGTCGGCGCGGTCATCGTGGCGGGTGATATTCGGATCGTCCTCAATCAGGACGACGGCGCCCTCGGTTGGGATCGGATCAAGGGCCAGGGCTTTTACCTCCAGATCAACGTCAAGTCCCCAGCCGATGTCGACGCCGCGGCCGAACGGATCAAGACTGCTGGCGGCACCCTGATCGATGAGCCGGCCGACCGTCCCTGGGGTGCCCGGATGTTTCAGTTCCGCGATCCGGACGGCTTCAAGTTAGGGGTCTCGACGCCGCTGGGCGGCTGA
- a CDS encoding YdeI/OmpD-associated family protein, which yields MMPVPSERVDAFVSRASSWQGEIRRLRAILLGTGLNEELKWGKPCYTFGGKNIAIIQPFKAHCALMFFKGALLEDTHGLLRSQGENTQSAMRLEFTGEASIKQSVIASYVKQAIGVEQRGETVAFPAKQTLDLPVELDRILADNRKLAKAFEALTPGRRRAYVLHFASAKQAATRLTRIKKAVPAILAGKGIHDR from the coding sequence ATGATGCCCGTACCAAGTGAGAGGGTCGACGCCTTCGTCAGCCGGGCATCGTCCTGGCAGGGAGAAATCAGAAGACTGCGGGCCATCCTCCTTGGCACGGGTTTGAACGAAGAGCTGAAGTGGGGCAAACCGTGCTACACGTTCGGAGGAAAGAACATCGCCATCATTCAGCCGTTCAAGGCGCACTGTGCACTGATGTTCTTCAAGGGCGCGCTCCTCGAGGACACCCATGGCTTGCTTCGGAGCCAGGGCGAGAATACCCAGTCGGCGATGCGGCTCGAGTTTACCGGCGAAGCGTCGATCAAGCAGTCGGTCATTGCCTCCTACGTGAAACAGGCCATCGGGGTGGAACAGCGCGGCGAGACGGTCGCGTTCCCGGCAAAACAGACTCTCGATCTGCCGGTCGAGCTCGACCGAATCCTGGCGGATAACCGCAAGCTGGCCAAAGCATTCGAGGCGCTGACCCCCGGACGGCGCCGGGCCTACGTGCTTCACTTTGCCAGCGCCAAGCAGGCCGCGACCCGGCTGACCCGAATCAAGAAAGCCGTGCCCGCTATTCTCGCCGGCAAAGGGATACACGACCGCTAG
- a CDS encoding cupin domain-containing protein, which produces MFSYPHTIDNGLGERITFLRRVATPEGEALEVKSAVQPGIGPPMHTHLLQEEAFTVDSGRVGYQRKGEEARFAGPGEAVVFRAGESHRFWNAGPDELRCTGYIRPPDNIEFFLGALFNAQRASGSTRPDPFDAAFLISRYRSEFSMDEIPALVQRLLFPGLVLLGYALGKYRKFADAPPPVNRRPA; this is translated from the coding sequence ATGTTCTCCTATCCGCATACGATCGACAACGGACTCGGCGAAAGAATCACCTTTCTGCGCCGGGTCGCGACGCCGGAGGGCGAGGCGCTCGAGGTCAAGAGCGCCGTTCAGCCCGGCATCGGCCCGCCCATGCATACGCACCTGCTCCAGGAAGAAGCCTTCACCGTGGACAGCGGACGCGTCGGCTACCAGCGCAAGGGCGAGGAGGCGCGGTTTGCCGGGCCAGGCGAAGCCGTCGTCTTTCGCGCCGGCGAATCACACCGATTCTGGAATGCGGGACCGGACGAGTTGCGGTGCACCGGGTACATTCGCCCCCCGGACAACATCGAGTTCTTCCTCGGCGCGCTGTTCAACGCCCAGAGAGCATCAGGCAGCACTCGACCCGACCCGTTCGATGCCGCATTCCTGATTTCGCGGTATCGGAGCGAGTTCTCGATGGACGAGATACCGGCCCTGGTGCAACGCCTGCTGTTCCCTGGCCTGGTGCTGCTCGGCTACGCGCTTGGAAAATATCGAAAGTTTGCCGACGCCCCGCCGCCGGTGAACCGCCGACCAGCCTGA